From the genome of Methylocystis echinoides:
AAAAGCAGCACGGTCATTCGGCTGGCCCGATGACAGGCTCCGGCGTCCCTTTCCGAACGCTATCCGCGAGCCGCCCGCTCGCGCGCGAAGCGAGGGAGGGCTCGAGCGGGGCCGCAGCCGCACGCCCGGCGCGCAAGGCGTTGAGCGTGACGAGAATGGAGGAGCCCGACATCGCCGCCGCGGCGATCAGCGGCGTCAGCATGCCAGCCATGGCCAGCGGCACCGCGAAGACATTGTAGATGACCGACAGCGCCAGATTTTGCCGCATCAGGCCGCGCGCCTTGTGGGCGATGTCGAGCGTCGTCAGAACCGGCGCGAGACGCTCGCCCAGAAAGACCGCGTCCGCTGCGGCCTGGGTGATTTGCGTGGCGTCGATTGGCGAGACGGAGACGTAAGCCGCGGCAAGCGCCGGCGCATCGTTCAATCCGTCGCCGACCATCAGCACTTTGCGCCCCTGCGCGCGGAGCGCCTCGAGCCGCGCCACCTTGTCGGCCGGCTTCAGCGCGCCCGCCCACGCCGAGACGTCGAGCGCCTGCGCAATTTTCTCCACAGCCGCGACGCGGTCGCCGGAGAGGATCTCAACGGCGAAGCCCCGCGCTTGCAACGCGGCGACCGTTTCGGCGGCGTCGCTGCGCAGGGCCTGCCGAATCTGGAACAGCGCGCGCCGGTCGCCATGCCGAAAGGCCACGAGCGACACGTCCGGATCGAGCGCGCCGAGCCGCGCCGCCTCCTGCTCGAGGCCACAGAAGCGCGGCGACCCGAGGCGCGCGTCTGCGCCCTCGACGAGGGCGCAGACGCCCTGCCCATGCTCCTCCCGCGCCTCCAGCGCCGCGCCGCTTGGCCGCTCATGCGCGACCGCGCGCGCCAGCGGGTGGCTGCTCGCTCGAGCGAGTTGCGCGGCGAGGTCCAGGAGTTCGACGTCCAATTCGCTGGCGTTGACGACGCGCGGCTCGGGCGCCGTCAGCGTGCCGGTCTTGTCGAAGACGATCGTATCGGCCTCGGCCAGCCGCTCTATGGCGTCGGCGCTGTTGAGCAGGACGCCGGCGCGAAACAGCGCGCCGCTCGCCACGACCTGCACCGCCGGCACGGCCAGCGCCAGCGCGCAAGGACAGGTGATGATGAGCACGCAAATGGCGGTGACGAGCGCGTCGTGCAGACTCGCCCCGCGCCAGAGCCAGAACAATGCGGTCGACAGCGCCGCGACATGAACCATCGGCGCATAGAGCTGCGATACGCGGTCGGCGAGACGCACATAGCGCGAGCGGGCGCTTGTCGCCTTTTCCAGCAGACGCTCGATGTCGTCGAGCAGCGTGGCGCCGCTCGCCGCCGCCACGCGCAGCGCCAGCGCGCCGTCGTAATTCATGCTGCCGGCGTAGATCTGATCGCCGGCCGTGACGGCGCGGCGCGCGGTTTCGCCCGTAATGAGGCTTTCGTCGAGCTCGGAGGCGCCGCGCTCGATGACGCCGTCGACCGGCACGCGTTCGCCGGGGCGCGTCAAAACGAGATCGCCCGGCTGGATTTTGGCGAGCGGGGTGAGAGTTTCGGCGCCGTCGGGACCGAGGCGGCAGGCGAGCGGCGCGCGCAGGGCGGCGAGATTGGCGGCGACGGCGCGCGTCTTGCGGCGCATGGCGTGATCGAGGAAGCGGCCCAGCAGCAAGAAGGTGAGCAGCATGGTCGCGCTGTCGAAATAGGCGTGCTCGGCGTGCGTGAGGGTCTCATAGACGGACATGCCGAGCGCGAGCAGCACGCCGAGCGAGATGGGAACGTCCATATTGAGCCGACCGACGCGCAAGGCGGCGAACGCGCTCCTGAAGAAGGGCTGGCCCGCGAAGGCCGCCGCGGGCAACGCGATGAGCGCGGAGACGCCATGGAACAGATCGCGCGTCGCAGGGTCGATGTCCCCGCCGCCCTCGCCGACCCAAATGCCCGCGGAAAGCATCATGATGTTCATGGCGGCGAAGCCGGCGATGGCCAGGCAACGCAACAGCCAGCGTGAAGTCTCGATTTCGGCGCGTTCGCTCTCCGCCAATTCGAAAGGATGCAGCGTATAACCCATGCGCCGCAGGCGCTCGAAGGCCGTCGCAAGATCGAAGGAGTCGTCGCGCCATTCGAGCTGCAAACGGCGGTTCGTGTAATTCACCCGCACCCGCTCGAGGCCCGGCAGGTCAGAAAGGCCCTGCTCGATCTCGCCGATGCAGGCGGCGCAAGTCATGCCGTCGATCGCCGCCTCGAAACGCTGCGCGCCGTCCTCGCCTGTCGTGACGAGAGCCTCATAGTCGAATGCGACGGTCATGCGAGCCCCCTCATGCGACGCCCTACTCCACGTCGATCCGATTCTTGGAGCGAAAGACCTCCTCGCCCCCGCGCGCCGCCGTGAGCACGAGGTCGCGCTGGCCCTTGGGCAAGGCCGCCTTGCCAGCATAGCGGCCGGGCGCGACGGGCGCGAGCCTCACGCGCACGTCCTTTGCAAGATCCGCGGGGGCGGCGAAAAGCGCGGTCATCTCCACGCCCGACACCTCCGCGCCCGCGCTGTCGCTCGCAATGACGCGAATCTCCGTCTCGCCGGCCGGAAGGCGCGCGAGCCGCACGTCGACCTTCCAGTCGCGCGCAGCCTGCTCGCGGGCCTGCGCGATCTCCCGATTATAAGCGAGACCGCGCTCATAAGGATGCGGAGTCACCTCGCCCGAGAAGGTCTTCACGGCCTTGTAGATCATCACCCCGTCGACGACGAAGACGAAGAGAAAGAAGCCGACGATCA
Proteins encoded in this window:
- a CDS encoding FixH family protein; amino-acid sequence: MSKKTPFEPDRFSDYEAGGKPLTGMKVLAMIVGFFLFVFVVDGVMIYKAVKTFSGEVTPHPYERGLAYNREIAQAREQAARDWKVDVRLARLPAGETEIRVIASDSAGAEVSGVEMTALFAAPADLAKDVRVRLAPVAPGRYAGKAALPKGQRDLVLTAARGGEEVFRSKNRIDVE
- a CDS encoding heavy metal translocating P-type ATPase gives rise to the protein MTVAFDYEALVTTGEDGAQRFEAAIDGMTCAACIGEIEQGLSDLPGLERVRVNYTNRRLQLEWRDDSFDLATAFERLRRMGYTLHPFELAESERAEIETSRWLLRCLAIAGFAAMNIMMLSAGIWVGEGGGDIDPATRDLFHGVSALIALPAAAFAGQPFFRSAFAALRVGRLNMDVPISLGVLLALGMSVYETLTHAEHAYFDSATMLLTFLLLGRFLDHAMRRKTRAVAANLAALRAPLACRLGPDGAETLTPLAKIQPGDLVLTRPGERVPVDGVIERGASELDESLITGETARRAVTAGDQIYAGSMNYDGALALRVAAASGATLLDDIERLLEKATSARSRYVRLADRVSQLYAPMVHVAALSTALFWLWRGASLHDALVTAICVLIITCPCALALAVPAVQVVASGALFRAGVLLNSADAIERLAEADTIVFDKTGTLTAPEPRVVNASELDVELLDLAAQLARASSHPLARAVAHERPSGAALEAREEHGQGVCALVEGADARLGSPRFCGLEQEAARLGALDPDVSLVAFRHGDRRALFQIRQALRSDAAETVAALQARGFAVEILSGDRVAAVEKIAQALDVSAWAGALKPADKVARLEALRAQGRKVLMVGDGLNDAPALAAAYVSVSPIDATQITQAAADAVFLGERLAPVLTTLDIAHKARGLMRQNLALSVIYNVFAVPLAMAGMLTPLIAAAAMSGSSILVTLNALRAGRAAAAPLEPSLASRASGRLADSVRKGTPEPVIGPAE